Part of the Paenibacillus sp. FSL R7-0273 genome is shown below.
TGCCGGTCTGCTGCCGGAAGAGCCGGCTGAACTGGCGCTCACTGAGATTGGCAGCTGCCGCCAGCCCGCCGAGCGTCACCCCGCCGGCGTAATTGGCTTTGATGCAGGCGATCGCTTCATCGACTGCGGTCCATTGCGGTCTGGCTCCTGCAGAGGTCCCGGACTGCAGCTGCTGCCTGTAGAGTCCGGTCAGCATCCGGACGATAAGAGCGGCAATGACAGCCAGATAACCGGGTGGCCTGGCCGAGAACTCGCTGTACAGCTCCTGGAACAGCATATGGTAGGAGCCCGTAGTGTCTTTTACAGAGAACCAGGGGATGTGCTCTACAGTGAAATAATCACAGATGTCTGCAGCCTGCGGGTAGGCTCCCCGGAGCCCTTCCATATAAGTCAACGGAAACAGGCAGTTGTATACAATCAGCGGACGGTCCTTTTTGGTTGTTCTGGGCCGGAATACGTGGCTGCGCCCTACAGGAATAAAGAAAAGGGTGCCATGCTCTACCGGGATAGCCTCATCGTCAATGTAATGTACCCCTGATCCCTCACTGACATAGGTAATCTCGACGAACGCATGAGAATGCTCATGCAGCTCGAAGTTTTCGTAAGCCCGGTTTACATAGACGGGAATGCCGGGCCCGAAGAACTCCTCGCCGGACATTATGAAGCGGCTGCGTCTGACAGTCATACGGATTACTCCTCTGCAACGTAGGTTAATTGACTCCATCCTACGCAATCAGCACCGGATTGTCCAGATCGCCCTATAACAATGTCCGGAACAGCCTCCATATGCTATTAATCTGCCTCATACAATAGACGTAGGAATGCCGGAACCGGAAGCTGACGTCAGCCGGGAACGGCTTAAGGCTTACATCCCAAGTATAAGGAGCGGCTTAAATGACCCAGTCCAAAGTGTTAAACCTGATGGTGAATTACAGAAAAAATCCTGTGGGGATCGATGACCCCAATCCGCGGCTCAGCTGGCAGATCCAGGCGCAGGCTAGAGGATTCATCCAGTCTGCTTATCAGATTCAGGCAGGCTGTGATCCGGCTTTTGGAGCAGAAGCCGGGCTTGTATGGGATACCGGAAAGGTCAACGCAGATTCCAGTGTTCATATCGGATATGAGGGTGAGACTCTGCTCCCGCGTACCCGTTATTATTGGCGAGTGCGCATATGGGACTCTGAAGATAACGCGTCAGTCTG
Proteins encoded:
- a CDS encoding AraC family transcriptional regulator, translating into MTVRRSRFIMSGEEFFGPGIPVYVNRAYENFELHEHSHAFVEITYVSEGSGVHYIDDEAIPVEHGTLFFIPVGRSHVFRPRTTKKDRPLIVYNCLFPLTYMEGLRGAYPQAADICDYFTVEHIPWFSVKDTTGSYHMLFQELYSEFSARPPGYLAVIAALIVRMLTGLYRQQLQSGTSAGARPQWTAVDEAIACIKANYAGGVTLGGLAAAANLSERQFSRLFRQQTGMSFTGYLHNIRMDAACRLLTDPGYSVAGVAAAVGYADLKFFHQLFKRKIGMAPRQYRLSVRADQG